The following are from one region of the Methanospirillum hungatei genome:
- a CDS encoding chemotaxis protein CheW has protein sequence MVLAMKEQSGIITNEHGNEEVQVVEFIIGDDKFAVNLFDVKEIVEASKITPLPHAPPYIRGIIDLRGEITTIVDLRQLLRITKGNSADTEDLRFIVLDESVTDGKTGVVVDEVTSVLTVNVADIDQHSHGAGDDSHILGVIKKDVGEKGESRKDLVIWIDMSGLIREAGGVVQS, from the coding sequence ATGGTTCTGGCAATGAAAGAACAGTCCGGGATTATTACAAATGAGCATGGGAATGAAGAAGTTCAGGTAGTAGAATTCATAATTGGTGACGATAAATTTGCAGTAAACCTCTTTGATGTAAAAGAGATCGTTGAAGCATCGAAGATTACTCCACTTCCTCATGCACCTCCATATATCAGGGGGATTATCGATCTTAGGGGTGAAATTACAACAATTGTAGATCTAAGGCAGTTGCTCAGAATTACTAAAGGAAACTCAGCCGACACAGAAGATCTCCGGTTTATCGTGCTTGATGAATCTGTTACAGATGGAAAAACCGGAGTTGTTGTAGATGAGGTCACATCAGTTCTGACGGTAAATGTTGCTGATATAGATCAGCATTCACATGGTGCAGGTGATGATTCACACATTCTTGGAGTAATAAAGAAAGATGTCGGAGAGAAGGGAGAGAGCAGGAAAGATCTGGTTATCTGGATTGACATGAGTGGCCTTATTCGGGAGGCTGGCGGAGTTGTTCAGTCTTGA
- a CDS encoding NAD(P)/FAD-dependent oxidoreductase: protein MKIYTAIIIGGGPSGLFCSFLLAKEGAKVLLLEKMQNCGRKLLISGSGQCNLTHTGTVSDFLTHYGDNGKFIKPALMNFSNVALLQFFEERKIHFCEDGNGKYFPKSGKSRDILDTLLCEAKQAGVVIHTHEPVLNICYGSSGFMITSSIESYHSSHVVLATGGYTYPVTGSTGDGYQLAKNLGHTIEETGPALTPIYIHHFPLSDLAGISFPTVPLSLYRNNKKIREIQGDLLITHQGFSGPGILDLSRHIRNGDELRISFIQYQNINSARDDLINLFSTGGSKKVKKILTDLHLPDRFVKKILEIALISTETTCAQFSKQLRTRVISMLLEYPFASFTLGGQDEAMVTRGGVSLKDIKKDTMESVHIPGLYCIGEVLDIDGDCGGYNLQAAFSTGALAADSILKKMRKIERVQD from the coding sequence ATGAAAATTTACACAGCCATTATTATTGGAGGAGGGCCTTCCGGACTATTTTGTTCATTCCTTCTGGCAAAAGAGGGAGCAAAGGTACTTTTATTAGAGAAGATGCAAAATTGTGGAAGAAAACTTCTTATCTCTGGATCTGGCCAGTGCAATCTGACTCATACTGGCACAGTATCTGATTTTTTAACTCATTATGGTGATAATGGGAAATTTATAAAACCTGCTCTCATGAATTTTTCAAATGTTGCCCTTTTACAGTTTTTTGAAGAAAGAAAAATTCATTTTTGTGAAGATGGAAATGGAAAATATTTTCCAAAGTCCGGAAAATCCCGGGATATTTTAGATACCTTGTTATGTGAAGCAAAACAGGCTGGAGTTGTCATTCATACGCATGAACCAGTCCTGAATATCTGTTATGGATCATCAGGATTTATGATCACATCAAGCATAGAATCCTATCATAGTTCACATGTCGTCCTTGCAACCGGCGGGTATACATATCCGGTAACGGGATCTACAGGGGACGGATATCAATTAGCAAAAAACCTTGGACATACAATTGAGGAGACAGGCCCCGCCCTGACTCCAATTTACATTCACCACTTTCCTCTTTCAGATCTTGCAGGAATATCATTTCCTACAGTCCCCCTTTCATTATATAGAAATAATAAAAAAATCAGGGAGATTCAAGGAGATTTACTCATCACCCATCAGGGTTTTTCAGGTCCGGGGATTCTTGATCTCTCCCGTCATATTCGAAATGGAGACGAACTCAGAATTTCATTTATTCAATACCAGAATATCAATTCTGCACGTGATGATTTAATCAACCTCTTCTCAACCGGGGGGTCCAAAAAGGTAAAAAAAATACTTACCGACCTTCATTTACCTGATCGGTTTGTAAAAAAAATACTAGAGATTGCATTGATATCAACCGAAACAACCTGCGCCCAATTTTCAAAACAACTCAGAACACGAGTCATTTCAATGCTTTTAGAGTATCCATTTGCCTCATTCACTCTGGGGGGCCAGGATGAAGCTATGGTAACAAGGGGCGGAGTTTCACTTAAAGATATAAAGAAAGACACAATGGAATCAGTGCACATTCCAGGATTGTATTGCATTGGTGAGGTTTTAGATATAGATGGTGATTGTGGAGGATATAATTTGCAGGCGGCATTTTCAACAGGTGCTCTTGCTGCAGACAGTATTCTCAAAAAAATGAGAAAAATAGAGAGAGTTCAAGACTGA
- a CDS encoding zinc ribbon domain-containing protein codes for MQKVHCPSCGREIRPDSDLCDYCKNPVTGQKQTPVVEPISPYDDLFSDDVIPEKPKKVKPPIKGPELPSDSDFSEPAYRKGGSVPVLANREILFVAGIVSIVVILLIALFFLPTTPPSDVQSNMTPVEIAPENTTTTTEPITPVPTQKSTSEDGFSVFDNFSDKESGWGSYESDSFLRYYSSGEYHMIQKGEDLSDRVLFGKDVENFVTNVDARLDSGPLTGQYGIIFRFDNGNYYSFVINGRGWYSVRKHIDGKIYELIPLTETYILNKGYETNKLGVKAEGNTLSMYINGKMVRAIGDTSISHGDVGFYVSRLAEQGFVKEQPVHVAFDNFKYGELSS; via the coding sequence ATGCAAAAGGTTCATTGTCCTTCTTGTGGAAGAGAAATTCGTCCTGATTCAGATCTATGCGATTATTGTAAAAACCCAGTTACTGGTCAAAAGCAGACACCGGTAGTTGAGCCGATATCGCCCTATGATGACCTCTTTTCTGATGATGTTATACCAGAAAAGCCTAAGAAAGTAAAGCCACCGATAAAAGGTCCTGAGCTTCCTTCTGATTCGGATTTTTCTGAACCAGCATATAGGAAAGGGGGGAGCGTTCCTGTTCTGGCGAATAGAGAGATCTTATTTGTGGCAGGAATAGTTAGTATTGTTGTTATTCTCTTAATTGCTTTGTTTTTTTTACCTACTACACCACCATCAGATGTTCAGAGTAACATGACCCCGGTAGAAATAGCACCAGAGAACACGACAACAACAACAGAACCAATAACGCCTGTTCCCACACAAAAAAGTACATCTGAAGATGGATTCTCCGTATTTGATAATTTTTCAGATAAAGAAAGTGGGTGGGGATCTTACGAGAGTGATTCATTCCTGAGGTATTACTCATCAGGAGAATATCACATGATTCAGAAAGGTGAGGATCTTTCTGACCGGGTATTGTTTGGTAAGGATGTGGAAAATTTTGTCACTAATGTTGATGCCAGGCTGGATTCAGGACCACTCACCGGACAATATGGAATCATTTTCCGGTTTGATAATGGAAATTACTATTCCTTTGTAATCAATGGACGTGGATGGTATTCTGTTCGAAAACATATCGATGGAAAAATTTATGAACTCATCCCCTTGACAGAAACATATATTCTCAATAAGGGATATGAAACCAACAAATTAGGAGTGAAGGCTGAAGGAAATACTTTGAGTATGTATATAAATGGAAAAATGGTCAGGGCAATTGGCGATACCTCTATTTCTCATGGAGATGTCGGATTTTATGTATCAAGACTGGCTGAGCAGGGATTTGTTAAAGAACAGCCGGTTCATGTTGCGTTTGATAACTTTAAATATGGTGAGCTCAGCTCCTGA
- a CDS encoding ornithine cyclodeaminase family protein, with the protein MKDLISAVTSAFKDHGAGESIMPPKSYVTLPGGDFRTMPSYIPSLNTAGVKIVNVHPENRTIGLPTVMALMILLDPPTGKPLAVMNATSLTDLRTGASAAVATSVLTRKKTGTLGIIGSGRQAESGLLAVSQVYEPEEVLVWSRNTHHADKFAERHSDISIRSTDIKTAAGADVLLTVTPSKTPLIHDEWIADGAHINAMGADAPGKQELDPDILKRAEVFVDDVNQAVHSGEINVPIRDGKYYPEEISGTLGEILNGVVHRSSPDGITIFDSTGIAITDLAAAHLALGKGTTIPLPFLHEQNSRFS; encoded by the coding sequence ATGAAAGATCTGATTTCTGCTGTTACCTCTGCGTTCAAGGATCACGGAGCAGGAGAGAGCATTATGCCTCCGAAAAGTTATGTTACTCTCCCCGGAGGAGATTTCAGAACAATGCCTTCGTATATCCCTTCATTGAATACCGCAGGAGTAAAAATTGTAAATGTCCATCCTGAAAACAGGACAATCGGACTTCCAACTGTCATGGCACTCATGATACTCCTTGATCCTCCGACTGGAAAACCACTTGCGGTTATGAATGCAACTTCCCTGACTGATCTTCGAACCGGGGCATCTGCAGCAGTAGCTACGAGTGTTCTCACCAGAAAAAAAACCGGGACCCTCGGAATAATAGGATCAGGAAGGCAGGCAGAATCTGGGCTTTTGGCGGTGTCTCAGGTTTATGAACCAGAAGAGGTTCTGGTCTGGTCGCGGAATACACATCATGCAGATAAATTTGCAGAAAGGCACTCAGATATTTCAATCAGGTCAACAGACATTAAAACCGCAGCAGGTGCAGATGTTCTGCTAACCGTGACACCATCAAAAACTCCGCTCATTCATGATGAATGGATTGCTGATGGAGCACATATCAATGCAATGGGAGCAGACGCTCCAGGTAAGCAGGAACTTGACCCGGATATTTTAAAGCGTGCCGAGGTCTTTGTTGATGATGTAAATCAGGCGGTTCATTCTGGTGAGATAAATGTACCTATTCGTGACGGAAAATATTATCCAGAGGAGATATCCGGAACCCTGGGTGAAATACTAAACGGAGTAGTCCACCGTTCATCTCCTGATGGTATCACTATCTTTGATTCAACCGGAATAGCAATTACCGATCTTGCTGCGGCACATCTCGCTCTTGGAAAAGGAACAACCATACCATTGCCATTCCTGCATGAGCAGAATAGCCGGTTTTCATAG
- a CDS encoding serine hydrolase domain-containing protein — translation MRKITGNVKGIIPLILILTFLQVCFPVVGIMSPEEWRMTTPGNFSTLSAEEVDLVAEPFVNNGTYPCLVIILEDRNGSALYTYGLSNRTTNAIPDNHTTFEIGSVSKTFTGLLLADAEIRGILNLSAPIQIYVPNGVTVPTWLGRDITLSDLATHTSALPNVPDDFFRYQNIFDPIETQAESTFRGYEEISADDVYTWLSTLTLERGPGESWEYSNAGTAIAGDIVARTQNKSFSELVDERILRPLGMNNTAAGWRTDLLERSAAGYRGYAPDNDEGMIIRYNEFWSPTAGIISDADDMAVYLALQLGFIDTPDGLLNAVNMSHEPRTVRSTDGVKLWQSLFWDTFETEDNPWTHLKAGETNRFMADIAFVRDKGIGVVVFSNTAYFSDNHVESDVAIPLIKLMLEKR, via the coding sequence ATGAGAAAAATAACAGGAAATGTCAAAGGCATAATACCACTCATTCTTATCCTGACATTCCTGCAGGTGTGCTTTCCGGTTGTTGGAATCATGAGCCCGGAAGAATGGCGGATGACAACTCCAGGAAATTTTTCAACTCTCTCCGCCGAAGAAGTAGACCTGGTTGCAGAACCTTTCGTCAATAATGGTACTTATCCCTGTCTGGTCATCATCCTGGAAGATCGCAACGGATCAGCACTTTATACGTACGGATTGTCAAACCGGACCACGAATGCAATCCCTGATAACCATACTACCTTCGAGATTGGATCGGTTTCAAAAACCTTCACCGGGCTGCTGCTCGCCGATGCAGAAATCCGGGGAATTCTAAATTTATCTGCGCCAATTCAGATCTATGTACCAAATGGAGTGACTGTTCCTACATGGCTCGGAAGAGACATTACCCTGTCTGATCTTGCTACCCACACTTCAGCACTTCCCAATGTACCTGACGATTTTTTCCGATACCAGAATATATTTGATCCCATCGAAACACAGGCTGAATCCACTTTTAGGGGATATGAAGAAATATCTGCAGATGATGTATATACCTGGTTGTCAACCCTGACATTAGAGCGAGGCCCAGGTGAATCATGGGAGTACTCAAATGCCGGGACAGCAATTGCGGGGGATATCGTAGCAAGAACACAGAACAAATCCTTTTCAGAACTAGTAGATGAACGAATCCTTCGTCCACTGGGAATGAACAATACTGCTGCCGGATGGAGAACGGATCTTTTGGAGCGCTCGGCTGCTGGATATCGTGGATATGCCCCTGATAATGATGAAGGTATGATCATCAGGTACAACGAGTTCTGGTCACCGACTGCCGGTATTATTTCAGATGCGGATGATATGGCTGTGTATCTGGCCCTTCAATTAGGTTTCATCGATACACCAGATGGGCTTTTAAACGCAGTCAACATGTCACATGAACCTCGAACAGTCCGGTCAACAGATGGAGTAAAACTCTGGCAATCGCTCTTCTGGGACACGTTTGAAACAGAGGACAATCCATGGACACATCTCAAAGCTGGAGAGACGAACCGTTTCATGGCAGATATTGCATTTGTGAGGGATAAGGGGATAGGAGTTGTCGTATTTTCCAATACTGCATATTTTTCAGATAATCATGTAGAATCCGATGTTGCTATTCCACTTATTAAATTAATGCTGGAGAAAAGATAA
- a CDS encoding SdpI family protein → MHIFRILSILLIVISCLLTLILFPSLPDEIPTHWNIHGDVDGTAPLIPGLFLLPALMVGITLMMALVPRYDPKKAHYKEFQGAHDGLIFLINIFCFMLFVITILWSLGIEIPMNQFISVLFAILMGGIAFFIRGVKPNWFAGIRTPWTMESETVWNETHQRGFRVFLVIALFCLLGVFIPEYAYLFILLPVIIGTIYLVVYSYIVWKKEKTE, encoded by the coding sequence ATGCATATCTTTCGAATTCTCTCAATACTACTCATCGTAATTTCCTGCTTACTTACTTTAATCCTCTTCCCAAGCCTTCCAGATGAAATTCCAACCCATTGGAATATCCATGGTGATGTTGATGGAACAGCCCCTCTCATCCCAGGTCTCTTTCTTCTTCCCGCCCTTATGGTGGGTATCACACTAATGATGGCTCTTGTTCCCCGATATGATCCAAAAAAAGCACATTATAAAGAGTTTCAGGGAGCACATGATGGCTTAATTTTCCTCATTAATATCTTTTGCTTTATGTTATTTGTCATCACCATACTCTGGTCTCTCGGTATTGAGATTCCTATGAATCAATTTATCTCAGTTCTTTTTGCTATCCTGATGGGTGGAATTGCATTCTTTATTCGAGGAGTGAAACCAAACTGGTTTGCAGGAATCAGGACTCCATGGACAATGGAGAGTGAAACCGTATGGAATGAGACTCATCAACGTGGATTCAGAGTATTTCTTGTCATTGCACTTTTCTGTCTGCTTGGTGTCTTCATCCCTGAGTACGCATATCTCTTTATCCTTCTCCCGGTTATTATCGGGACAATATATCTAGTTGTGTATTCGTATATTGTCTGGAAAAAGGAGAAAACCGAATGA
- a CDS encoding GNAT family N-acetyltransferase, whose amino-acid sequence MHIITPSSILRKWSYADIPSLVFHANNPEIAKWMRDGFPYPYTDIDADRFITMATKEENGIILAIEVDGMAIGGIGTHQLYDIYRKTSEIGYWLSKEYQGKGIISDAVLALIPVAFEHQDIIRIQAGVFHSNLASRRVLEKCGFTLESIREKAIFKNDEFLDEYMYVLFRSEYERRKEPII is encoded by the coding sequence ATGCACATTATCACACCCTCCAGTATTTTACGCAAATGGTCATATGCAGATATTCCTTCCCTGGTGTTCCATGCCAATAATCCAGAAATTGCAAAATGGATGCGGGATGGATTTCCGTACCCCTATACCGACATTGATGCAGACCGGTTTATCACAATGGCAACAAAGGAGGAAAACGGAATCATTCTTGCAATAGAAGTTGACGGAATGGCAATTGGAGGAATTGGAACTCATCAACTTTATGATATTTATAGAAAAACCTCAGAAATCGGATACTGGCTTTCAAAGGAATATCAGGGCAAGGGAATCATTTCTGATGCAGTCTTGGCCTTGATTCCAGTCGCATTTGAACATCAGGATATTATCAGAATTCAGGCCGGCGTTTTTCATTCAAATCTGGCATCAAGAAGAGTTCTTGAAAAATGCGGCTTTACTTTAGAGTCGATTCGGGAAAAAGCGATTTTTAAAAATGATGAATTTCTGGATGAATACATGTATGTGCTTTTCCGATCAGAATATGAAAGAAGAAAAGAACCTATCATCTAA
- the thiE gene encoding thiamine phosphate synthase has protein sequence MDCGLYIITDEVLAPGCSHIQIAKESLSGGAKIVQLRDKRRSGAELFAIASVIRSLCTENNAKFIVNDRLDIALATCADGVHLGQDDLPLSAARALAPRPFIIGVSVGTVEEAVIAEKGGADYLGVGPVYPTGTKADAGPAVGTALVSNIREKTTIPIVAIGGINLSNAKDVLAAGADSIAVISAVICSPDIAAASRKFVRLINPQD, from the coding sequence ATGGATTGTGGTCTTTATATCATAACCGATGAGGTTCTTGCTCCTGGTTGTTCCCATATTCAGATTGCGAAAGAATCTCTTTCCGGTGGTGCTAAGATTGTTCAACTTCGGGATAAACGAAGGAGTGGGGCTGAATTGTTTGCCATCGCAAGTGTGATTCGGTCATTATGTACTGAGAATAATGCGAAATTTATCGTAAATGACCGGCTTGATATCGCCCTTGCAACGTGTGCTGACGGAGTCCATCTTGGACAGGATGATCTCCCGTTATCTGCTGCAAGAGCTCTTGCTCCTCGTCCGTTTATCATTGGTGTTTCTGTTGGTACAGTCGAAGAAGCTGTGATAGCAGAGAAGGGCGGAGCTGATTATCTGGGTGTTGGCCCAGTGTATCCTACCGGAACAAAGGCAGATGCAGGTCCAGCGGTAGGGACTGCACTTGTATCAAATATACGAGAAAAGACCACCATCCCTATTGTTGCTATCGGGGGAATTAATCTCTCCAACGCAAAAGATGTGCTTGCAGCCGGAGCAGACAGTATTGCTGTAATATCTGCTGTTATATGTAGTCCTGATATCGCAGCAGCATCCAGAAAATTTGTACGTCTTATTAATCCTCAGGATTGA
- a CDS encoding sulfide-dependent adenosine diphosphate thiazole synthase, protein MTLDEITISRAIISDHMETLLDYMEMDVAVVGGGPSGLVCSALIAEKGYKVGLIEKKLSIGGGMWGGGMMFPRIVVQEEARRLLDRFHINYSEFSSGYYTARSIEAVSKLTAAASDAGVEFFNLTTVEDVMVKGDGVLSGLVINWQPVEATGLHVDPLTLACKITVDATGHDAVISHQVAKKCGKPEIKGEGTMWAENAETAVVSHTKEVFPGLYVCGMAANAVLGGHRMGPVFGGMLLSGEAAALQIVNRL, encoded by the coding sequence ATGACTCTTGATGAAATTACCATTAGCAGGGCAATTATTTCAGATCACATGGAAACCCTCCTTGATTACATGGAGATGGATGTTGCCGTGGTGGGAGGTGGGCCATCCGGCCTTGTGTGTTCCGCCCTGATTGCAGAAAAAGGGTATAAGGTTGGCCTCATTGAAAAGAAACTCTCGATTGGTGGGGGCATGTGGGGAGGAGGCATGATGTTTCCCCGTATTGTTGTTCAAGAGGAAGCCAGACGTCTGCTTGATCGGTTTCACATAAATTATTCGGAGTTCTCATCTGGATATTATACTGCCAGATCGATTGAAGCTGTTTCAAAACTTACCGCCGCTGCATCAGATGCGGGAGTCGAATTTTTTAACCTGACAACTGTGGAAGATGTGATGGTTAAAGGAGATGGAGTGTTATCTGGACTGGTCATTAACTGGCAGCCGGTTGAAGCGACAGGTCTCCATGTTGATCCTCTCACCCTTGCATGTAAAATAACTGTAGATGCTACCGGGCATGATGCGGTTATTTCTCACCAGGTTGCAAAAAAATGTGGAAAACCAGAGATCAAAGGAGAAGGAACTATGTGGGCTGAGAATGCCGAGACTGCGGTTGTGTCTCATACGAAAGAAGTATTTCCAGGTCTGTATGTCTGTGGCATGGCAGCCAATGCAGTTCTGGGGGGTCATCGGATGGGTCCGGTTTTTGGTGGGATGTTGCTCTCTGGCGAAGCAGCTGCACTTCAGATTGTCAACCGGTTATAA
- the tsaA gene encoding tRNA (N6-threonylcarbamoyladenosine(37)-N6)-methyltransferase TrmO: protein MIEINPIGIIHSPFNRKGQAPRQGRSCEERMQIEIYEQYISGLGSMEGISHIWVLYWMDRAERDILFAKRPDWDEPRPVFTIRSPARPNPIALSIGKIEDISGGNIIVTGLEALDGSPVIDIKPYVFEIDCIFEDENPLNKPKGNGTGL, encoded by the coding sequence ATGATTGAAATAAACCCAATTGGCATAATTCACTCCCCATTTAATAGGAAAGGACAAGCACCTCGTCAGGGACGATCCTGTGAAGAAAGAATGCAAATAGAGATCTATGAGCAATATATTTCAGGTTTGGGATCTATGGAAGGAATATCCCACATTTGGGTATTATACTGGATGGACAGGGCTGAACGGGATATTCTATTTGCAAAAAGACCAGACTGGGATGAGCCTAGACCTGTTTTTACGATCCGATCACCTGCACGCCCGAACCCGATAGCTCTGTCGATAGGTAAAATTGAGGATATATCAGGAGGTAATATCATTGTTACCGGGCTTGAAGCACTGGATGGATCCCCTGTTATTGATATCAAACCTTATGTTTTTGAAATCGATTGTATATTTGAGGACGAAAATCCTTTGAATAAACCAAAAGGGAATGGAACCGGATTATAA
- a CDS encoding TspO/MBR family protein, protein MKNRSLSISLLLVFCIFIPLIIGFIGSFFTMTSVTGWYLTLNKPWFTPPGWVFGPAWTILYILMGAAWWFVLRNGIDSPSVKTATMWFLVQLVVNLLWSLVFFGMQSLLGGVIVILILILLIGITMLSFSKVSRESVILLIPYLCWTLFATILTISVYLLNSTM, encoded by the coding sequence ATGAAAAACCGTTCGCTATCCATCAGCCTGCTTCTCGTATTCTGTATTTTCATTCCACTAATAATTGGATTTATTGGATCATTTTTTACTATGACGAGTGTGACCGGGTGGTATCTTACACTAAACAAGCCTTGGTTTACTCCTCCAGGCTGGGTATTCGGTCCGGCATGGACGATTCTTTACATCCTTATGGGTGCTGCATGGTGGTTTGTTCTTCGGAATGGAATTGATTCACCATCCGTAAAGACGGCAACAATGTGGTTTCTTGTACAGCTGGTAGTGAATCTGCTTTGGTCTCTTGTATTTTTTGGAATGCAATCCCTCCTTGGGGGAGTTATCGTAATTTTGATACTTATTCTCTTAATTGGAATAACCATGCTCTCATTCAGTAAGGTATCACGTGAATCTGTCATTCTTCTCATCCCATATCTTTGCTGGACATTATTTGCTACAATCCTGACTATCTCGGTCTATCTGCTCAATTCTACAATGTAA
- the eif1A gene encoding translation initiation factor eIF-1A, with protein sequence MGVEPTIESQEPADVETIRVRLPNSRKGEQFAYAELMLGSFHIRVRCSDGITRLGRIKGKMKRRAWIREGDVIIITPWSFQDEKCDISYRYTPPQRDWLRRNKYI encoded by the coding sequence ATAGGAGTTGAACCGACGATTGAATCCCAGGAACCTGCAGATGTAGAAACCATCAGAGTCAGACTCCCCAATAGTAGGAAAGGAGAACAGTTTGCGTATGCTGAACTGATGCTTGGCTCATTTCACATTCGTGTCAGATGTTCAGATGGGATAACTCGTCTTGGAAGAATCAAAGGCAAAATGAAACGGCGTGCCTGGATTCGTGAAGGGGATGTAATTATTATCACACCCTGGTCCTTTCAGGATGAAAAATGCGATATCTCTTACCGGTATACCCCTCCTCAGCGTGACTGGCTGAGGCGAAATAAGTATATCTGA
- a CDS encoding sulfite exporter TauE/SafE family protein: MEVFLTIFIILILCGLVAGFLAGLFGIGGGVIMVPVMFFLLSDLGYAEYAMAMSVATSAAVMLPTALTGTIKYNRDTCFSFQPAIILGIGGIFGSMLGSTMSVLISNQAHVIAFSCFLVFLALWMAIKQSSFFFNFKIRESTITFIILGVGVGIAAGLFGVGGGVILTPVLTSLLGMNIHRSIGISLSSMVLIASGTVLSYIILGFDVSNLFPYSIGYVNILFTAVLVCASIPSVQLGVRTGKKMDERKLLILFISMLMILAIRMIFSV, translated from the coding sequence ATGGAAGTATTTCTAACAATATTCATTATACTAATACTCTGTGGACTGGTAGCGGGATTTCTTGCCGGTCTTTTCGGTATCGGAGGTGGCGTAATTATGGTTCCAGTCATGTTTTTTCTACTCTCTGACCTTGGGTATGCTGAATATGCAATGGCAATGTCTGTTGCAACGTCTGCAGCAGTAATGTTACCCACTGCACTTACTGGAACGATCAAATATAACCGAGATACCTGCTTTTCGTTTCAACCTGCAATCATTCTTGGGATAGGAGGGATTTTTGGATCAATGTTAGGTAGTACGATGTCAGTCCTCATCTCAAATCAGGCTCACGTAATTGCATTTTCATGTTTTCTTGTCTTTTTGGCTCTCTGGATGGCTATAAAACAGAGTAGTTTTTTTTTCAATTTCAAAATCAGAGAGTCCACCATTACTTTTATTATTCTCGGAGTTGGTGTTGGTATTGCTGCCGGACTTTTTGGAGTAGGAGGAGGAGTGATCCTGACACCTGTACTAACATCGCTCCTTGGAATGAACATTCATCGATCAATTGGTATCTCACTATCTTCCATGGTTCTTATCGCATCTGGAACCGTTCTTTCCTATATAATTCTTGGATTTGATGTTTCCAATCTCTTTCCTTATTCAATTGGATATGTAAACATCCTTTTCACAGCAGTTTTAGTATGTGCCTCGATACCGTCAGTACAACTTGGGGTTAGAACCGGAAAAAAAATGGATGAAAGAAAACTCCTTATCCTTTTCATCAGCATGTTGATGATATTGGCAATCAGGATGATTTTCTCTGTATAA